A section of the Anabaena cylindrica PCC 7122 genome encodes:
- a CDS encoding TldD/PmbA family protein has product MLTNTLLLSNQLPSLQYSSTSERFDETWEAPLATLLGLGRAAGADFIEFYLERRNYISCLAEDDTITSISPSLATGAGVRVFRGKADCYVSTNNLTFSGLKAALEKGLSILGLQLPTANAFIPEINLELLRDYASKRGKDGWLPLCSSIREMGEVLLDGTAQLHKKATHVQSRRASYFRDWQEVLVAASDGTFARDIRLTQSVGFNILCADGANRASIAERAGNTSDANFLRTWDYQQASEQIAESAGKMLYADYVESGTYPIIMANHFGGVIFHEACGHLLETTQIERNTTPFADKKGEKIAHESLTAWDEGRADNAFGTIDMDDEGMPAQRTLLIEKGVLKNFLADRTGSVRTGHPRTGSGRRQNYTFAAASRMRNTYIDTGEYTNEDLFASVDKGIYCKKMGGGSVGATGQFNFSVDEAYLIENGKLTKPLKGATLIGEAKEIMNKISMCSQDLELAPGFCGSVSGSIYTTVGQPHIKVDSITVGGR; this is encoded by the coding sequence ATGCTTACAAATACCCTACTTCTCTCGAACCAACTCCCCTCCCTCCAGTATTCATCCACCTCAGAACGGTTTGATGAAACCTGGGAAGCCCCACTGGCAACCCTTTTAGGACTAGGACGCGCCGCTGGTGCTGATTTTATCGAATTCTATTTAGAACGTCGTAACTACATCAGTTGTTTAGCAGAAGACGACACCATCACCAGTATTTCACCCAGTTTAGCCACAGGTGCAGGAGTTAGAGTATTTCGTGGCAAAGCTGACTGCTACGTCAGCACCAATAACCTGACATTTTCCGGGTTAAAAGCAGCTTTAGAAAAAGGTCTTTCCATCTTAGGATTACAACTACCTACAGCTAATGCTTTCATTCCCGAAATTAACCTCGAATTACTGAGAGACTACGCCAGCAAACGCGGCAAAGATGGCTGGCTACCTTTGTGTAGTTCTATCCGCGAAATGGGAGAAGTTCTCCTTGATGGTACTGCCCAACTCCACAAAAAAGCTACTCACGTCCAATCACGTCGTGCTTCTTATTTCCGTGACTGGCAAGAAGTTTTAGTTGCTGCCAGTGATGGTACATTTGCCCGTGATATTCGCCTCACTCAATCAGTAGGATTTAATATCCTCTGTGCTGATGGTGCTAACCGTGCTTCCATTGCCGAACGTGCAGGTAACACCAGTGATGCTAATTTCCTGAGAACTTGGGATTATCAACAAGCATCTGAACAAATCGCCGAATCAGCCGGTAAAATGCTTTATGCAGATTACGTAGAATCAGGAACTTACCCAATTATCATGGCCAATCACTTTGGCGGCGTAATTTTCCACGAAGCCTGCGGACACCTGTTAGAAACAACCCAAATCGAACGCAACACCACACCCTTTGCTGATAAAAAAGGCGAAAAAATTGCCCATGAAAGTTTAACAGCTTGGGATGAAGGACGCGCTGATAATGCCTTCGGTACAATTGATATGGATGACGAAGGAATGCCAGCACAAAGAACATTATTAATTGAAAAAGGTGTTCTCAAAAACTTCTTAGCTGATAGAACTGGTTCAGTTCGCACCGGACATCCTAGAACAGGCAGTGGCCGCCGTCAAAATTACACCTTTGCCGCCGCAAGTCGGATGCGGAATACTTATATTGATACAGGCGAATACACCAACGAAGATTTATTTGCCTCTGTTGATAAAGGTATTTACTGTAAAAAAATGGGTGGCGGTAGTGTAGGTGCTACAGGTCAGTTTAACTTTAGTGTTGATGAAGCTTATTTAATAGAAAATGGCAAACTTACTAAACCGCTAAAAGGCGCTACCTTGATTGGTGAAGCTAAGGAAATTATGAATAAAATTTCCATGTGTTCCCAAGATTTAGAACTTGCACCCGGTTTTTGTGGTTCTGTTAGTGGCAGTATTTACACTACAGTTGGACAACCTCATATTAAGGTTGATTCTATTACTGTTGGTGGACGGTAA
- a CDS encoding polysaccharide biosynthesis/export family protein produces the protein MLKRLIFNTIVATLTFATPSLALPLSPGDRVKVTIPEGAEFSGIFEVNLEGNLEIPYLTPLPVVGLEPEQVEENLTTVLIDGAFFQPSFLQVSLKVVQWGPVEVFVSGATFLPGRVFINEPSPGEKTQPPVPVAGQYPPNRYLAAAIRDAGGVKPTADIKNIQLIRDKKTRIIDLSGLFTGEPFVDLPLIAGDRIIVPDSGQMNNELVRPSPITPTGVKVFLSNLTVPATGNASSGVGRDATSFPYGARFSHAVVAANCAGGTRGTNAERKAILVTTEQLTGKTTYLQRHINDLLTNSTSDANNPFLQANDIVTCYDSKVVQFRDIIQTILSPIPILRDLLK, from the coding sequence ATGCTTAAACGGTTAATCTTTAATACCATAGTTGCAACCCTAACCTTTGCAACACCTAGTTTGGCATTGCCTCTATCTCCGGGCGATCGCGTCAAGGTAACTATTCCCGAAGGAGCAGAGTTTAGTGGAATTTTTGAAGTCAACTTAGAAGGCAATTTAGAGATTCCCTATCTCACCCCCTTGCCTGTTGTGGGTTTAGAACCAGAGCAAGTGGAGGAAAATCTGACGACAGTTTTGATTGATGGCGCTTTTTTCCAACCCTCCTTTCTCCAGGTGAGTTTGAAAGTAGTGCAGTGGGGGCCTGTGGAGGTGTTTGTTAGTGGGGCAACATTTTTACCCGGAAGGGTATTTATTAATGAACCTTCCCCAGGGGAGAAAACACAGCCACCTGTACCAGTGGCCGGACAATATCCCCCAAACCGTTACTTAGCAGCGGCTATCCGTGATGCAGGTGGAGTCAAACCTACTGCTGATATCAAAAACATTCAATTGATTCGTGACAAAAAAACCAGAATTATTGACCTATCTGGTTTGTTTACAGGTGAACCCTTTGTCGATTTGCCATTGATTGCAGGCGATCGCATTATTGTTCCAGATTCAGGACAAATGAACAATGAACTCGTGCGTCCTTCCCCAATTACCCCGACGGGGGTAAAAGTATTTCTTTCTAATCTCACCGTACCAGCTACAGGTAACGCCAGTTCTGGGGTTGGTCGTGATGCTACTTCGTTTCCTTATGGTGCCCGCTTTTCCCATGCAGTGGTAGCTGCCAACTGTGCTGGGGGAACAAGGGGTACTAATGCCGAACGCAAGGCCATCCTAGTAACTACTGAGCAGTTGACTGGAAAAACTACGTATTTACAACGCCATATCAACGATCTACTGACAAATTCCACCAGCGATGCCAACAACCCTTTTCTCCAGGCGAATGATATAGTCACTTGCTATGACTCAAAAGTCGTGCAGTTTCGGGATATTATCCAAACCATTTTATCCCCTATCCCCATTTTGCGAGATTTGCTCAAATGA
- the lpxD gene encoding UDP-3-O-(3-hydroxymyristoyl)glucosamine N-acyltransferase: protein MKFSEILSQLADTVTSHSITSQPNQNPEITGVAAIDEAKKGAISYVEGKKFASLINSTEASALILPQDEKLQIQATENGIAWLATSEPRLFFAKAIALFYQPYRPNPDIHSTAVIHPTAKIGSDVYIGAHVVIESGVEVGNGATIHPNVVIYPDGKIGDRTTLHANCTIHERTIIGADCVIHSGAVIGAEGFGFVPTRTGWLKMEQSGYTVLEDGVEVGCNSAIDRPAVGETRVGRNTKIDNLVQIGHGCQIGSGCAIAGQAGMAGGVKVGNRVILAGQSGIANQVKIGDGAIASAQAGIHNNVAPGEIVSGSPAMPHKLYLKVSAVYSRLPDLYQSLKQLQRQLGHK, encoded by the coding sequence ATGAAATTTAGTGAAATTCTCAGCCAATTAGCAGACACAGTTACTTCTCACAGTATTACTAGTCAGCCCAACCAAAACCCAGAAATTACTGGAGTAGCAGCTATTGATGAAGCGAAAAAGGGTGCTATCAGCTATGTGGAAGGGAAAAAGTTTGCCTCTTTGATTAATTCGACAGAGGCTAGTGCTTTAATTTTGCCTCAAGATGAAAAGTTGCAAATCCAAGCTACAGAGAATGGTATTGCCTGGTTAGCAACTTCTGAACCACGCTTATTTTTTGCTAAAGCGATCGCTCTTTTTTATCAACCATATCGTCCAAATCCAGATATACACAGCACCGCAGTCATTCACCCCACTGCCAAAATCGGTAGTGATGTTTATATTGGCGCTCATGTTGTGATTGAATCAGGGGTAGAAGTCGGCAACGGTGCAACTATTCATCCTAATGTGGTAATTTATCCAGATGGGAAAATAGGCGATCGCACAACTTTACACGCTAATTGTACTATCCATGAACGTACCATCATCGGTGCAGATTGCGTAATTCATAGCGGTGCTGTCATCGGTGCAGAGGGTTTTGGCTTTGTTCCCACCCGCACAGGTTGGTTAAAAATGGAACAATCTGGTTACACAGTTTTAGAAGACGGGGTAGAAGTGGGTTGTAACTCTGCTATTGACCGTCCCGCAGTGGGAGAAACTAGAGTCGGACGCAATACCAAAATTGACAACTTAGTGCAGATAGGACATGGATGTCAAATAGGTTCTGGTTGTGCGATCGCAGGTCAAGCAGGTATGGCTGGTGGTGTAAAGGTGGGAAATAGGGTAATTTTAGCCGGACAGTCAGGAATAGCCAATCAGGTCAAAATTGGAGATGGTGCGATCGCATCTGCTCAAGCTGGCATTCACAACAATGTCGCACCCGGAGAGATTGTTTCTGGCTCTCCAGCAATGCCACATAAACTATATCTCAAAGTATCTGCTGTTTATAGTCGCTTGCCAGATTTATATCAATCTCTCAAACAATTGCAACGTCAGCTAGGACACAAGTAA
- a CDS encoding sensor histidine kinase, whose protein sequence is MINFKIRDWLNHLLVQQKIAWGYGLSLGVAIAGTGLGIVLADREQRQAEALIEDALEEIEIITSLQIDGLQTFAHQHRTLDLLSDPVHSQAEYTEWQEYYNKFRQSWQEFKQSEGGTEGQEDDELPGEAEAIDAFLEKYEGIPEAYIQELDQLFANFGTKTLTPEKIVRLRADLVKLEQSTLTDQIDDFIQDLKIIGIMSKNEYAAAQVAMSSSSVLRLWVIGISMVTSVAIAILLSIVTSHAIARPIQSLTEVTQQALRESNFALQVPVTTEDEVGILATSFNELITSVKILLDQQHENNETLELKVDERTQQLNQKNIELKELLEKLRNTQTQMLQNEKMSALGLLVAGVAHEINNPINFIHGNLTHLEQYAQNLLNFVQLYQKYYPNPVVEIEKEAEEIDLSFLQEDLPQILRSMEIGTNRIREIVNSLRNFSRLDEAEFKTVNIHEGIDSTLLILQHRLKAKPKSPEINVIREYGDLPLVECYPGPLNQVFMNILVNAIDALEELNINRTYQEIKDYPHQIVIRTAMIDPQWVTITIADNGSGIPEAVREQIFNPFFTTKPIGKGTGMGMAISYQIVIEKHGGTLECVSNVGEKTEFIIQIPVKQLV, encoded by the coding sequence ATGATAAATTTTAAAATCAGGGATTGGCTAAACCATTTGCTGGTGCAACAGAAAATCGCTTGGGGTTATGGACTATCCCTGGGAGTTGCGATCGCTGGCACAGGTCTGGGAATTGTCTTAGCCGACCGGGAACAACGACAAGCAGAGGCATTGATCGAAGATGCCCTAGAAGAAATAGAAATCATCACTAGCTTGCAAATTGATGGGCTACAAACATTTGCTCATCAGCATCGGACTCTTGACTTACTTTCTGATCCTGTGCATTCGCAAGCAGAATACACAGAATGGCAGGAGTATTACAATAAATTTCGTCAGAGTTGGCAAGAGTTTAAACAGTCTGAGGGCGGTACAGAAGGGCAAGAAGATGATGAATTACCGGGTGAAGCCGAAGCTATAGATGCTTTTTTGGAAAAGTATGAGGGTATTCCAGAAGCATACATCCAAGAACTTGATCAACTATTCGCCAATTTCGGTACAAAAACCTTAACCCCTGAAAAGATTGTCCGCTTGAGAGCAGATTTAGTCAAACTAGAGCAAAGCACATTAACCGACCAAATTGATGATTTTATTCAAGATTTGAAGATCATCGGGATCATGAGTAAGAACGAATACGCGGCGGCACAGGTCGCTATGAGTAGTAGTAGCGTTCTACGTTTATGGGTTATTGGTATAAGTATGGTGACTTCGGTAGCGATCGCTATTCTGCTCTCCATTGTCACTAGTCATGCTATTGCCCGTCCCATTCAATCTCTCACCGAAGTAACTCAACAAGCACTTAGGGAATCAAATTTTGCGCTGCAAGTTCCTGTGACAACTGAAGATGAGGTGGGAATCTTAGCAACATCCTTCAATGAACTAATTACGTCGGTAAAAATTCTGTTAGACCAGCAACACGAAAATAACGAGACTTTAGAACTGAAGGTAGATGAGCGCACCCAACAACTGAACCAAAAAAATATTGAGCTTAAAGAACTCTTAGAAAAACTCCGCAACACTCAAACTCAAATGTTGCAAAATGAAAAGATGTCTGCCTTGGGACTACTAGTGGCAGGTGTGGCCCATGAGATTAATAACCCGATTAATTTCATTCATGGTAACCTGACCCATTTAGAGCAATATGCCCAGAATTTGCTGAATTTTGTCCAACTTTACCAAAAATATTACCCAAATCCGGTTGTGGAAATTGAGAAAGAAGCAGAAGAAATAGATCTGTCTTTTTTGCAAGAAGACCTACCCCAAATTCTCCGCTCAATGGAAATAGGCACTAATCGCATCCGCGAAATTGTTAATTCCCTTCGCAACTTCTCGCGCTTAGATGAAGCAGAATTCAAAACCGTTAATATCCACGAAGGTATAGATAGTACACTGCTGATTTTGCAACACCGCCTCAAAGCTAAACCAAAAAGTCCAGAAATTAACGTGATTCGTGAATATGGTGATTTGCCATTGGTGGAATGTTATCCTGGTCCACTCAATCAGGTGTTTATGAATATCCTAGTAAATGCGATTGATGCCCTAGAAGAATTGAATATCAACCGAACCTATCAAGAAATTAAAGATTATCCCCATCAAATCGTGATTCGCACTGCGATGATTGATCCACAATGGGTAACAATTACGATCGCTGATAACGGTTCTGGCATACCTGAAGCTGTTCGAGAGCAGATTTTTAACCCTTTTTTTACAACCAAGCCCATTGGTAAGGGAACTGGTATGGGCATGGCTATCAGTTACCAAATCGTTATTGAAAAACACGGTGGCACCTTAGAATGTGTTTCCAACGTTGGAGAAAAAACCGAGTTTATCATTCAAATCCCTGTTAAGCAGCTTGTTTAA
- a CDS encoding GumC family protein, whose translation MIQQQLVLKMVNLGSLLKGRWLRYLILSAIGNTLIWGSSLHYLKVTKPTYTSEWGLILSSGSLGVSVNLPGIGQASSSSGSALGSSTYDPRANLEYIFTSDRVLKAAAAIAKIPADKFPKPRIKLLNNTTIMLFEVTGKSPEEARDKSLALYQAIVSHINVLRTGEINQRGKPSQAILLSAQYKLEEAQKRLSEYKIRSGLSFPDQVGNLSTNIEQLRRLRAETNAQEQMTNKRMQQLSEDLGLSSAEAATAFLLHVDQVFQQNLKDYSEAKTTLEVLITKFGVNHPQVIKETKRQDAAWVALLQRGEYLSGKPLTPNTLNRLALAVNGSARDTLFQSLVTYQSDQKGLKAQVQGLDSAIAQLEKRLDNLSQKQSILENLKRDQQIAEAVFASTLTKLDLGQGDVFSTYPLIQMAMEPSLPDDPTTPKKNFILVGAAIGSVFSTLGLALLWIRKPWIEKLSKWIS comes from the coding sequence ATGATACAGCAACAGTTAGTTTTGAAAATGGTCAATCTGGGGAGTTTGCTCAAAGGCCGTTGGCTGCGTTATCTCATCCTCAGTGCAATAGGTAACACTTTGATTTGGGGGTCATCGCTCCACTATTTGAAAGTTACCAAACCTACCTACACCAGTGAGTGGGGTTTAATTCTTAGCAGTGGTAGTTTAGGAGTGAGCGTCAATTTGCCAGGAATTGGTCAAGCGTCTTCTTCTAGTGGTTCGGCTTTAGGAAGTTCGACTTATGATCCGAGAGCAAATCTTGAGTATATTTTTACCAGCGATCGGGTTTTAAAAGCCGCTGCTGCGATCGCTAAAATTCCGGCTGATAAATTCCCAAAGCCTCGCATCAAACTGTTAAATAACACAACAATCATGCTGTTTGAAGTGACTGGCAAAAGTCCAGAAGAAGCACGGGATAAATCTTTGGCACTCTATCAAGCAATAGTCAGCCACATTAATGTTTTACGAACTGGAGAAATTAATCAGCGAGGAAAACCTTCCCAGGCAATTTTGCTTTCAGCCCAATACAAATTAGAGGAAGCTCAAAAAAGGCTCTCGGAATATAAAATACGTTCTGGGCTAAGTTTTCCTGATCAAGTAGGTAATTTATCTACCAATATTGAGCAGCTGCGCCGGTTGCGAGCAGAAACTAATGCCCAAGAGCAGATGACTAACAAACGAATGCAGCAGTTGTCTGAAGATTTGGGACTTTCTTCCGCAGAAGCAGCAACAGCTTTTCTTCTCCACGTAGACCAAGTTTTTCAACAAAACCTCAAGGATTATAGTGAAGCTAAAACCACCTTGGAAGTTTTAATTACTAAGTTTGGAGTCAATCATCCCCAGGTAATTAAAGAAACAAAACGGCAAGATGCCGCTTGGGTAGCCTTACTCCAGCGTGGTGAATACCTATCAGGAAAGCCTCTCACTCCTAACACACTCAATCGTTTAGCTTTAGCTGTGAATGGATCTGCGCGGGATACATTATTCCAAAGTTTGGTAACTTATCAATCAGATCAAAAGGGACTCAAAGCCCAAGTCCAAGGATTAGACTCTGCGATCGCACAACTAGAAAAGCGTTTGGATAATCTCTCTCAAAAGCAATCAATCTTAGAAAACTTGAAGCGAGATCAACAGATTGCTGAAGCGGTATTTGCATCTACCCTCACCAAATTAGATTTAGGACAAGGAGACGTGTTTTCAACCTATCCTTTAATTCAAATGGCAATGGAGCCTAGTTTACCCGATGACCCCACTACTCCCAAGAAGAACTTTATCCTCGTTGGAGCAGCGATCGGTTCGGTCTTTTCCACCCTTGGTCTTGCTTTGCTATGGATTCGTAAACCCTGGATAGAAAAGCTATCTAAGTGGATATCATGA
- a CDS encoding ShlB/FhaC/HecB family hemolysin secretion/activation protein codes for MYYRRTAFYYLLLSILVSLDSVTPRPLRAQTIETEQTSKGNTFLSQQIPLPQDLQPPSSSPFPAPKIPQLLPPPAELFPPTEQITPLPEQFPNNSPTTIVVERFEVIGSTVFSAEELAQVTAEFTKRPISLAEVFQARSQITDLYIKNGYITSGAYIPPQAIQSGVIKIQVIEGKLEDIEILGTGRLNPSYIRSRLAIATKAPVNRERLLEALRLLQLNPLIENLSAELSAGSRTGTNILQVKINEAKTFHSQITLDNGRSPSVGSFRRQLNISEGNLLGLGDALSLTYSNTDGSNSIDANYTLPVNSRNGTIAFSFSNTSSNVIEEPFNILDIQSNSRAYELTFRQPIVQSPTQEFILGLTGSRRESEASYIPGDRIPFPSVGADEEGRTRLSALRFFQEWTTRNSYQVIAVRSQFNLGIDFLNPTINTSAPDGRFFSWQGQAQWARLLAPDTLLLLRANTQLSSRALLPLEQFGLGGQESVRGYRQDYLLTDNGTLVSAEVLIPILRLPKMNGMLQVIPFIDFGVGWNNSGTDNPTPNTLAAAGIGWQWTQNNLTARLDWGIPLISVDTQPGTWQENGLYFSLRYNPF; via the coding sequence ATGTACTATAGAAGAACTGCGTTTTATTACTTGCTATTAAGTATACTAGTATCGCTTGATAGTGTAACGCCTCGACCTCTGAGAGCGCAGACTATAGAAACTGAACAAACATCAAAGGGTAATACCTTTTTATCCCAACAAATCCCACTCCCTCAAGATTTACAACCACCTTCATCTTCCCCATTTCCTGCGCCAAAAATTCCACAACTACTACCCCCACCAGCAGAACTATTTCCACCTACTGAGCAAATTACCCCACTGCCAGAACAATTTCCTAATAATTCGCCTACAACTATTGTTGTTGAACGGTTTGAAGTGATTGGTAGCACTGTATTTAGTGCTGAGGAGTTAGCTCAAGTGACTGCTGAATTTACTAAACGACCGATTTCGCTGGCTGAGGTGTTTCAGGCTCGTTCTCAAATTACTGATTTGTATATTAAGAATGGTTATATAACTTCTGGTGCGTATATTCCACCACAAGCTATCCAATCTGGTGTGATTAAAATTCAGGTAATTGAAGGTAAATTAGAAGACATAGAAATATTGGGTACAGGGCGACTTAATCCTAGTTATATACGTAGTCGTTTAGCAATAGCCACAAAAGCACCTGTCAATAGGGAACGTTTGCTGGAGGCTTTGCGATTGTTGCAACTTAATCCTTTGATTGAAAACTTGTCTGCGGAACTGTCTGCTGGTTCTCGGACTGGAACGAATATACTGCAAGTGAAGATTAATGAGGCGAAAACGTTCCATTCCCAAATTACCTTAGATAATGGTCGATCGCCTAGTGTTGGTAGTTTTCGTCGCCAATTGAATATATCTGAGGGTAATTTATTGGGCTTGGGAGACGCTCTGAGCCTGACTTACAGCAATACTGATGGCAGTAATTCTATTGATGCCAACTACACATTACCTGTGAATTCTCGCAATGGAACTATAGCTTTTAGCTTTAGTAATACATCCAGTAATGTAATTGAAGAGCCTTTTAATATCCTCGATATTCAGTCTAATTCTCGTGCCTATGAACTGACATTTCGTCAACCCATTGTTCAAAGTCCCACACAGGAATTTATCTTGGGTTTGACAGGTTCTCGACGGGAAAGTGAAGCTTCTTATATCCCCGGTGATCGCATTCCTTTCCCCTCAGTGGGAGCAGATGAAGAAGGACGCACAAGGTTATCTGCGTTGCGCTTTTTTCAAGAATGGACTACTCGCAACAGCTATCAAGTAATTGCCGTGCGATCGCAATTCAATCTAGGAATTGATTTCTTAAATCCTACAATTAATACATCTGCCCCCGATGGACGCTTTTTTTCTTGGCAGGGACAAGCTCAATGGGCAAGGCTTTTAGCTCCTGATACCTTATTGTTACTCCGTGCCAATACACAGTTATCCTCAAGAGCATTGCTACCTTTAGAACAATTTGGCTTAGGTGGTCAAGAAAGTGTACGTGGTTATCGTCAAGACTACTTACTCACAGATAACGGAACTTTGGTTTCTGCGGAAGTTCTCATACCCATTCTGCGCCTACCCAAGATGAATGGTATGTTACAGGTCATACCCTTTATAGATTTCGGTGTCGGCTGGAATAATTCAGGTACAGATAATCCCACACCTAATACTTTGGCTGCGGCAGGAATAGGTTGGCAATGGACACAGAACAATCTTACCGCTCGTCTGGATTGGGGAATTCCTTTAATATCAGTTGATACACAACCAGGAACATGGCAAGAAAATGGCTTGTATTTTTCTTTGCGATACAATCCTTTTTGA
- a CDS encoding TldD/PmbA family protein: MTKIQEIATYAQENAAKLGIKKFDIYGSTVDDTSVQVDQGEPKQVKASNRSGVIVRVWNEENTMGVTSTTDVDPLGLELALKTAYEASFFGVKENIPDFSPEATVPIANPRHEKAPQSPVSELIEKLLVAEKELLSTHPAITSVPYNGLAQRDSDRFYVNSDGAVRTESHSLATVYLYTKTEEENKKPRSAGAYRVKESLAELDIAGCIKETAEKTISHLNYEKIKTGKYRVVFSPEAFLSLLGAFSNLFNAQSILDNQSLSKAEDIGKQLASPLLSVYDDALHPANIGAETFDGEGTPTRQVKLIENGVLTSFLHSAGTAKRFNTTPTGNASIGAKVSVSPNFYHVFAADKPEQELSLETAENVILIDDLQALHAGVKSLQGSFSLPFDGWLINKGEKTSIESATVAGDFLEVLQSIVYVEKEVELTPGGVCPRVWVSELSITGE, translated from the coding sequence ATGACAAAAATACAAGAAATTGCAACTTACGCTCAAGAAAATGCCGCTAAATTGGGCATTAAAAAGTTTGATATTTACGGCTCAACTGTAGATGATACGAGCGTTCAGGTTGACCAAGGTGAACCGAAACAAGTTAAGGCTTCTAATCGTTCTGGTGTAATTGTTAGAGTCTGGAATGAAGAGAATACAATGGGTGTGACTAGCACCACAGATGTAGATCCCCTGGGATTAGAATTGGCTTTAAAAACTGCTTATGAAGCTAGTTTTTTTGGAGTGAAGGAAAACATTCCTGATTTTAGTCCAGAAGCCACTGTTCCTATTGCTAATCCACGTCACGAAAAAGCACCCCAATCTCCAGTTTCTGAACTGATTGAGAAATTATTAGTAGCTGAGAAAGAACTTCTATCTACTCATCCTGCTATTACAAGTGTGCCTTATAATGGTTTGGCACAAAGGGATAGTGACAGGTTTTATGTTAATAGTGATGGTGCTGTGAGAACAGAATCTCATTCTTTAGCTACAGTTTATCTTTACACCAAAACAGAGGAAGAAAATAAGAAACCACGCAGTGCAGGTGCTTATCGAGTTAAGGAAAGTTTAGCTGAGTTAGATATTGCTGGTTGTATTAAGGAAACGGCTGAGAAAACTATCAGTCATTTGAACTATGAAAAAATTAAAACTGGTAAATATCGAGTTGTTTTTTCACCAGAAGCTTTCTTGAGTTTATTAGGTGCTTTTTCTAATTTGTTCAACGCTCAAAGCATTCTTGACAATCAAAGTTTATCTAAAGCTGAGGATATTGGTAAACAACTGGCTTCACCTTTACTTTCAGTTTATGATGATGCTTTACATCCAGCTAATATTGGTGCAGAAACTTTTGATGGCGAAGGTACTCCTACCCGTCAGGTAAAGTTGATAGAAAATGGTGTTTTAACCAGCTTTCTACACAGTGCGGGAACTGCGAAAAGGTTCAATACTACACCTACAGGTAATGCTAGTATTGGCGCAAAAGTGAGTGTAAGTCCCAATTTTTATCACGTTTTTGCAGCAGACAAACCTGAGCAAGAATTGAGTTTAGAAACTGCGGAGAATGTGATTTTAATTGATGATTTACAAGCTCTCCATGCTGGCGTTAAATCTTTGCAAGGTTCGTTCTCTTTACCTTTTGATGGTTGGTTAATTAACAAAGGTGAAAAAACCAGTATTGAGTCGGCAACGGTTGCGGGTGATTTTTTGGAAGTTTTGCAGTCAATTGTTTATGTAGAGAAAGAGGTGGAGTTAACACCAGGGGGAGTGTGTCCCAGAGTTTGGGTGAGTGAACTTTCTATTACTGGTGAGTAA